A genome region from Psychrobacter jeotgali includes the following:
- a CDS encoding endonuclease/exonuclease/phosphatase family protein: MTNTTSFVLTSYNIHKGMSPMNRRVKMQGIAEALETVGSDVLCLQEVQGQHLRRNVQYNEYPDQSQHEWFGEYLQLQDSYGKNSEYENGHHGNAVLSRFPLDPKHNVNITVNRLEQRGVLHCEVQPIGWDVPVVILCAHLNLFERDRIKQYQAITDYVENEITPDQPLILAGDFNDWKKMSCDKLADNLDMIEAFKHCHGKLLPTFPAKLPVLSLDRIYVRNLVVEDAWVHNGKPWSTLSDHLPLSAKLALA; the protein is encoded by the coding sequence ATGACTAATACCACCTCTTTTGTTTTAACCAGCTATAACATTCATAAGGGCATGTCGCCTATGAATCGCCGAGTAAAGATGCAAGGTATTGCAGAAGCGCTTGAAACTGTTGGCTCGGATGTGTTGTGTCTACAAGAAGTGCAAGGGCAACACCTAAGGCGCAATGTGCAATATAACGAGTATCCCGACCAATCGCAGCATGAGTGGTTTGGAGAATATTTGCAGCTCCAAGACAGTTATGGCAAAAATTCAGAATATGAGAATGGTCATCATGGTAATGCTGTTTTGAGTCGTTTTCCACTAGATCCCAAGCACAATGTAAATATCACCGTGAATAGGCTGGAGCAGCGGGGGGTTTTACATTGTGAAGTGCAGCCCATTGGCTGGGATGTGCCGGTGGTGATTCTATGTGCACATTTAAATCTGTTTGAACGCGATCGTATTAAACAGTATCAGGCGATTACTGATTATGTAGAGAATGAAATTACACCTGATCAGCCACTAATACTCGCGGGTGATTTTAATGATTGGAAAAAGATGTCTTGTGACAAACTAGCAGACAATTTAGATATGATAGAAGCTTTTAAACACTGTCACGGTAAGCTGTTACCCACTTTTCCAGCTAAACTGCCGGTATTGAGCTTAGATCGAATTTATGTGCGTAATTTAGTGGTCGAAGACGCTTGGGTGCATAACGGCAAGCCCTGGTCAACACTCTCAGATCATCTGCCTCTCAGTGCGAAGCTGGCTTTGGCTTAA
- a CDS encoding alpha-ketoglutarate-dependent dioxygenase AlkB family protein — MTDLFAPKPTDNLMPYDGEVNDLGVIIDDSTNLYQALLCQLPWQPDIVTLFGKTHVTKRQIVWMGADDLSYYYSGHSRQAIPWSDTVFHVKQVVEQKLSNIGITADFNSCLLNYYPSGSEGMGYHADDEKELGEQPIIASLSLGATRKFVFKHKKTQDKVELYLESGQLIVMHGVTQSFWKHTITKTAKVNQGRISLTFRQMLTV; from the coding sequence ATGACTGACCTTTTTGCTCCTAAGCCGACTGACAATTTAATGCCCTATGACGGCGAAGTAAATGATTTAGGAGTTATCATCGATGACTCTACAAACCTTTATCAAGCTTTGCTATGTCAGCTTCCTTGGCAGCCTGATATCGTCACCTTATTTGGCAAAACTCATGTGACCAAACGTCAAATCGTATGGATGGGTGCTGATGACCTTAGCTATTATTACTCGGGTCATTCACGCCAAGCCATTCCATGGTCAGATACTGTGTTTCACGTGAAACAGGTTGTCGAGCAAAAACTCTCAAATATCGGTATTACTGCTGATTTTAATTCCTGTTTATTGAATTATTATCCTTCAGGAAGCGAAGGCATGGGCTATCATGCCGATGATGAAAAGGAATTAGGCGAACAGCCGATTATCGCCTCTTTATCTCTGGGTGCTACCCGTAAATTTGTCTTTAAGCATAAAAAAACTCAAGATAAAGTCGAGCTTTATCTTGAGTCAGGTCAACTTATCGTCATGCATGGCGTGACCCAAAGTTTTTGGAAACACACCATCACCAAGACCGCTAAAGTCAACCAAGGCCGAATCAGCCTTACCTTTCGGCAGATGCTAACTGTCTAA
- a CDS encoding AOC03_06830 family ribosome hibernation factor — translation MKATLKSLRETKANPAVSIFVKTHREHPANDQDPIALKNQLKVAEERITNEYDKRTATTILESIHEKTKDLDHNYNLDTLAIFASTDDVKVVRMPIDTTERVVISDRFATRDLVRDMASAVHYYTVVLTRDMARLIEASNDRVIKEYDQHDDAQNNMENIAFPIENNSLYTTGDAGSDRSANKEDSYLNEFFNQVDKSVQELWGEHRLPLVVVGDARNISYYQAVCDRPDNIIATVSNLTYLEDGSAQHIIDGVQEAVEGYRTSLHESALSEIEKARGTDMLRTDLQEVYRAAFQGAGETLYVRRGYMQPAKIDEKAQTLAFADDPAADGVTDDAIGEIIEHVMHNGGEVVFMPQEIMSEDQPIALVTRY, via the coding sequence ATGAAAGCAACGCTTAAGAGTTTACGTGAGACCAAAGCTAATCCAGCGGTAAGTATCTTTGTTAAAACTCATCGTGAGCATCCTGCCAACGATCAAGATCCAATCGCTTTAAAAAACCAATTAAAAGTAGCTGAAGAGCGTATAACCAACGAGTATGATAAGCGTACCGCTACTACTATTTTAGAAAGTATCCATGAAAAAACTAAAGATTTAGATCATAACTATAATCTGGATACATTGGCTATTTTTGCTAGTACTGATGATGTAAAAGTCGTGCGTATGCCAATTGATACTACTGAGCGCGTAGTCATTTCAGATCGTTTTGCTACTCGTGACTTGGTACGTGATATGGCAAGTGCTGTCCACTACTATACCGTAGTGCTAACTCGCGATATGGCTCGCCTGATTGAAGCTTCTAATGATCGCGTTATTAAAGAGTATGATCAGCACGATGATGCGCAGAATAATATGGAAAATATCGCTTTTCCTATTGAAAATAATAGCTTATATACTACCGGTGATGCAGGTTCTGACCGCTCAGCCAATAAAGAGGACAGTTACTTAAATGAATTCTTTAACCAAGTAGATAAAAGCGTTCAAGAGTTGTGGGGTGAGCATAGATTGCCGCTGGTTGTCGTTGGTGATGCTCGTAATATCAGTTATTACCAAGCCGTTTGTGACCGTCCAGACAATATCATAGCTACCGTTTCAAACTTAACTTATTTAGAAGATGGTAGTGCCCAGCATATCATTGATGGGGTGCAAGAAGCGGTAGAAGGTTATCGTACTTCACTACATGAGTCTGCACTTAGTGAAATCGAAAAAGCACGTGGTACAGATATGTTACGTACTGACTTGCAAGAAGTATATCGTGCTGCTTTCCAAGGTGCCGGTGAAACACTCTATGTTCGCCGTGGTTATATGCAGCCTGCTAAGATCGATGAAAAAGCGCAAACGTTGGCTTTTGCTGATGATCCAGCCGCTGACGGTGTAACCGATGATGCGATTGGCGAGATCATTGAGCATGTCATGCACAATGGTGGTGAAGTTGTCTTTATGCCACAAGAGATTATGAGTGAAGATCAACCAATTGCTCTAGTTACTCGCTATTAA
- a CDS encoding ABC transporter ATP-binding protein, translated as MNALFRFFENRLPAFPSTPMPLPSPRDGLLRFLWACTKGLRGWLLLFMILSAGIGIYEAMLFAWIGNIVDWLGIYTPETLWAEKGDMLLLMLAVMILSPFWIALSSFIHFQTLQGVFPMQMRWRFHQRMLGQSMQFYQDEFSGRVSAKVMQTALAVRDTVMTVTDMFMYVTVYFLTTGIILFNLDSLLLIPFVVWFVLVAFAIWFFIPKLKRTAIVQADARALMVGRITDAYANIMTVKLFSHSRRELGYAKNAMGQFLGTVHAQMRWVSRLEICTHMISVILVSGTAGIGLYLWQQGAVGVGAIAAATAMALRLNGLTRWIMWQTASLFESIGTVQDGMRTLSAPQTIVDKPNASALEVTDGHIVFDHVDFSYENEQDADSLEGEKIDEVNIDQTALNPLSVKLLDNFYLDIKPGEKIGLVGRSGAGKSTLVNLLLRFFDVDKGKIYIDGQAIDEVTQDSLRQQIGMVTQDTSLLHRTVRENIAYGRPDATDEEIIHATKQAQAWDFIKDLYDDKGNTGLDTQVGERGVKLSGGQRQRIAISRVMLKNAPILLLDEATSALDSEIEYAITESLNDIMTGKTVIAIAHRLSTIAALDRLVVMDQGRIIEQGSHEELLALKGVYAGLWRRQSGGFLGDSE; from the coding sequence ATGAATGCTCTATTTCGTTTTTTTGAAAACCGCCTGCCCGCTTTTCCCAGCACCCCTATGCCGCTACCCTCACCTCGTGATGGCTTGCTAAGGTTTTTGTGGGCATGTACTAAGGGCTTACGTGGCTGGTTACTGTTGTTCATGATTTTGTCAGCCGGTATAGGCATTTATGAGGCCATGCTGTTTGCTTGGATTGGTAATATAGTCGACTGGCTGGGCATTTATACTCCCGAAACCCTTTGGGCCGAAAAAGGCGATATGCTGCTACTGATGCTAGCGGTAATGATCTTGAGTCCATTTTGGATTGCTTTATCTTCGTTTATTCATTTCCAAACCCTGCAAGGGGTGTTTCCTATGCAGATGCGCTGGCGTTTTCATCAACGCATGCTAGGACAATCCATGCAGTTTTACCAAGATGAATTCTCCGGGCGGGTATCCGCCAAGGTCATGCAAACCGCCTTAGCGGTACGAGATACCGTAATGACCGTCACTGATATGTTCATGTATGTGACGGTTTACTTTTTAACCACTGGTATTATTTTATTTAATTTAGACAGCTTATTGCTCATTCCCTTTGTGGTTTGGTTTGTGTTGGTCGCTTTTGCAATATGGTTTTTTATCCCTAAATTAAAACGTACCGCTATTGTACAAGCCGATGCTCGTGCGCTAATGGTCGGGCGTATCACGGATGCCTACGCCAATATTATGACGGTTAAATTATTTAGTCATTCACGCCGCGAGCTCGGTTATGCCAAAAATGCCATGGGACAGTTTTTGGGAACCGTGCATGCGCAAATGCGCTGGGTCAGCCGCCTTGAGATTTGTACGCATATGATTAGCGTTATCTTAGTCAGTGGTACAGCGGGTATTGGTCTGTATCTATGGCAACAAGGCGCTGTAGGCGTGGGTGCTATTGCTGCTGCCACTGCTATGGCGCTGCGTTTAAATGGTCTGACTCGCTGGATTATGTGGCAAACCGCTAGCCTATTCGAGAGCATCGGGACCGTTCAAGATGGTATGCGTACACTATCGGCACCGCAAACTATCGTTGATAAGCCCAATGCGTCTGCGTTAGAAGTTACCGATGGGCATATCGTCTTTGACCACGTTGATTTTAGCTACGAGAACGAACAGGATGCGGATAGTTTAGAGGGCGAGAAAATCGATGAGGTTAATATTGATCAAACGGCGCTTAATCCTTTATCCGTCAAGCTATTAGATAACTTTTATCTAGATATCAAACCGGGTGAAAAGATTGGTTTAGTTGGACGCTCAGGCGCTGGCAAATCAACTTTGGTAAATCTATTGCTGCGTTTCTTTGATGTCGATAAAGGTAAAATATATATCGATGGTCAAGCCATTGACGAGGTCACTCAAGACTCTCTACGTCAGCAAATTGGTATGGTGACCCAAGACACTTCACTGCTACATCGCACCGTGCGTGAAAATATTGCTTATGGTCGTCCTGATGCCACTGATGAGGAGATTATCCATGCCACCAAGCAAGCGCAGGCTTGGGACTTTATCAAAGATTTATATGACGATAAGGGTAATACTGGGCTTGATACCCAAGTGGGTGAGCGCGGAGTCAAGCTATCTGGTGGTCAACGTCAACGTATAGCCATCTCAAGAGTTATGCTAAAAAACGCCCCTATTCTACTATTGGACGAAGCCACCAGTGCGCTGGACTCTGAAATTGAATACGCTATTACCGAGAGCCTAAATGATATTATGACTGGCAAAACGGTCATTGCTATCGCTCACCGGCTCTCAACCATTGCCGCCCTTGATAGACTGGTAGTTATGGATCAAGGTCGAATTATTGAGCAAGGCAGTCATGAAGAGCTGCTAGCACTAAAAGGGGTTTATGCTGGCTTGTGGCGGCGTCAAAGTGGTGGATTCTTAGGGGATTCTGAATAG
- a CDS encoding M3 family metallopeptidase, translated as MTTLESNLHLVDFAAANPSDLQTQVLTAIEQASTFLDKMSSSTDTNDGSIDAEQALADIMAFDHINLALDRSWGIISHLNSVMNNDDIRHVHHELLPTLSAYSTRVGQHQPLFSRYQAIVNNEDFFAQLEPARARAIELAIQSFELSGVALPKSEQDKFAAIQSQLSTLSATFSDNILDATQAFNLPLKPEQLAGLTESGLALLADAGEQYKECQLKDAKLTQDQVDALPTPYYVATLNIPVYLAVMTYADNRELRETLYRAFVTRASEFDAHTNSKGEPLNNAEIMSAILELREQKAQLLGFENYAEVSLSTKMADSVSEVESFLRNLAEQATPTAKEDLAQLQQCAKDYDIAELQPWDNAYLAEKIKQSKFSLSQEEIRPYFPLPKVIDGLFAIVERLYDIKVKEQKTSSKEANDNSVSSWHDDVRFYQLFDSDDSLIGGFYFDLFARSGKRGGAWMSGFQARYRHDTEGYEQLPVCFMVGNFTPALDGKPSLLTHNEVLTLFHEFGHGLHHLLTQVSVGDVAGVNGVEWDAVELPSQFMENWAWDAEGIALISSHVETGEPLPKDKLDALLAAKNFQSGMQTLRQIEFALFDLLIHAHTPALDYQGILATLDEVRQDVALMPTPDYNRFANGFSHIFAGGYAAGYYSYKWAELLSADAFSKFEEEGIFNPVTGKAFRETILSVGGSLPAKTNFERFRGRSASIDALLRHSGFDNAADHRAANDQNTQEVG; from the coding sequence ATGACTACTCTTGAATCAAATCTACATCTGGTTGATTTTGCAGCTGCAAATCCTAGTGACTTACAAACTCAAGTGCTTACGGCTATCGAGCAAGCCAGCACCTTTTTAGATAAAATGTCTTCATCTACAGATACTAATGATGGCTCTATAGATGCTGAGCAAGCGCTGGCAGATATAATGGCATTTGATCATATTAATTTAGCGCTTGATCGCAGTTGGGGCATTATTTCACACCTCAATAGTGTAATGAACAATGATGATATTCGCCATGTTCATCACGAGCTATTGCCTACATTGTCTGCCTATAGCACTCGTGTCGGTCAACATCAGCCGCTCTTTAGTCGTTATCAAGCGATTGTGAATAATGAGGACTTTTTTGCTCAGCTTGAGCCTGCACGAGCGCGAGCGATTGAGCTGGCTATACAGAGCTTTGAGCTCTCTGGCGTCGCCTTGCCAAAATCTGAACAAGATAAGTTTGCTGCTATTCAGAGTCAACTATCGACCTTGTCAGCGACTTTTTCAGACAATATATTGGATGCCACTCAAGCTTTTAACTTACCTCTAAAGCCAGAACAGTTGGCTGGTTTGACTGAAAGTGGCTTAGCATTACTAGCAGACGCCGGTGAGCAATATAAAGAGTGTCAGCTTAAAGACGCTAAGCTTACCCAAGACCAGGTTGATGCCTTGCCTACGCCTTATTACGTCGCAACCTTAAATATTCCAGTCTATCTAGCCGTGATGACTTACGCTGATAATCGTGAGCTACGAGAAACCTTATACCGCGCTTTTGTCACTCGAGCATCAGAGTTTGATGCTCATACCAATAGTAAAGGTGAGCCGTTGAACAACGCTGAAATCATGAGCGCTATCTTAGAGCTGCGTGAACAAAAAGCCCAGCTATTAGGTTTTGAGAATTATGCTGAGGTATCGTTATCTACCAAGATGGCGGACAGTGTCTCGGAGGTTGAAAGCTTTTTACGTAATCTGGCTGAACAAGCTACGCCAACAGCGAAAGAAGACTTAGCGCAGCTGCAACAATGCGCAAAAGACTATGATATAGCTGAGCTGCAACCTTGGGATAATGCTTATCTTGCTGAAAAAATAAAACAAAGCAAATTCAGCTTATCACAAGAAGAAATCCGTCCTTATTTTCCATTGCCAAAAGTTATCGATGGGCTATTTGCCATTGTTGAGCGTTTATACGATATCAAGGTCAAAGAGCAAAAGACTTCTAGTAAAGAGGCTAATGATAATTCAGTTTCAAGCTGGCATGACGACGTACGCTTTTATCAATTATTTGATAGCGATGACAGTCTAATCGGTGGTTTTTACTTTGACTTATTTGCGCGCAGTGGTAAACGCGGCGGCGCTTGGATGAGCGGCTTTCAGGCACGCTATCGCCATGATACAGAAGGCTATGAGCAGTTACCCGTCTGCTTTATGGTGGGCAACTTCACCCCAGCCTTAGACGGTAAACCCAGCTTACTCACTCATAACGAAGTATTAACCTTGTTTCATGAGTTTGGGCACGGTCTGCATCATCTGCTAACCCAAGTGAGCGTTGGTGACGTCGCTGGCGTTAATGGCGTTGAATGGGACGCCGTTGAGCTGCCCAGCCAATTTATGGAAAACTGGGCGTGGGATGCTGAAGGCATTGCGCTTATAAGTAGCCATGTCGAAACCGGTGAGCCTTTACCTAAAGACAAGCTTGATGCTTTACTTGCCGCCAAAAACTTCCAAAGCGGTATGCAGACTTTACGTCAAATCGAGTTTGCTTTATTTGATCTGCTTATTCATGCGCATACCCCAGCGCTTGACTATCAGGGCATCCTAGCTACTTTGGATGAAGTCCGCCAAGATGTCGCCCTGATGCCAACGCCCGACTATAATCGCTTTGCTAATGGCTTTAGTCATATCTTTGCCGGCGGTTATGCTGCAGGATATTATTCATATAAATGGGCGGAGTTATTATCCGCCGATGCCTTTAGTAAATTTGAGGAAGAAGGTATCTTTAACCCAGTAACAGGTAAAGCGTTTCGAGAGACTATCTTATCAGTTGGTGGTAGCCTGCCTGCTAAGACTAACTTTGAGAGATTCCGTGGTCGCAGTGCCAGCATCGATGCACTACTACGTCATAGCGGCTTTGACAACGCTGCAGACCATAGGGCCGCTAATGATCAAAACACACAAGAGGTTGGCTAA
- a CDS encoding NADP-dependent oxidoreductase, producing the protein MTNNTNEQLPTTQHAVVIREFGGPEVMSYEGEVEMPTLDQDQVLVKVAYAGINPVEYKTRQGKGWGADLIQKNNFDQNKPAILGFDVAGTVVKSNSNKFKTDDQVAALSFDGGSYAEYVAVDAKLLAKVPENLTLEQAGALPCVGQTALQFVDFAAIEKGDHVVMNAPAGGVGQLVIQLLMEKVAIDDIKVSVICSPDKYDKLDKFIDKSKLSGWIDYTKDEEFPDLQADVLLDLVGDDAGVRALSLLKSNGRVLVLPSIWVDKLKEAGANKDLKVEGFRVERSGQSMAEVLRKVADGKLKLHIQQTFPLAEAAAAHTELQKGSTFGKIVLKVS; encoded by the coding sequence ATGACTAATAATACTAATGAACAACTACCAACCACTCAGCACGCTGTAGTCATCCGTGAATTCGGCGGGCCGGAGGTTATGAGTTATGAAGGCGAGGTCGAAATGCCAACGCTTGATCAGGATCAAGTATTGGTAAAAGTAGCTTATGCTGGCATCAATCCTGTCGAATATAAAACCCGCCAAGGAAAAGGCTGGGGCGCTGATTTGATCCAGAAAAACAACTTTGATCAAAATAAACCCGCTATTTTAGGCTTTGATGTGGCAGGCACGGTGGTCAAAAGTAATAGTAATAAGTTTAAAACTGATGACCAAGTGGCAGCGCTTAGCTTTGATGGTGGCAGTTATGCTGAGTATGTGGCGGTCGATGCCAAGCTATTAGCAAAAGTACCCGAAAATCTCACGTTAGAACAAGCAGGTGCCCTTCCTTGTGTGGGTCAAACGGCACTCCAGTTTGTAGATTTTGCAGCTATTGAAAAAGGCGATCACGTAGTTATGAACGCTCCAGCAGGCGGTGTTGGTCAATTGGTGATTCAATTGCTGATGGAAAAAGTAGCCATAGACGATATCAAAGTCAGCGTTATTTGCTCGCCTGATAAGTACGATAAGCTAGACAAATTTATAGATAAAAGTAAGTTATCAGGTTGGATTGATTATACTAAAGATGAAGAATTCCCTGATTTGCAAGCGGATGTGCTACTGGATTTGGTCGGCGACGATGCCGGTGTACGTGCGCTTAGCCTGTTAAAGTCAAATGGTCGTGTATTGGTGCTACCCTCAATTTGGGTGGATAAGCTCAAAGAGGCGGGCGCTAATAAGGATCTTAAAGTAGAAGGCTTTAGGGTTGAGCGTAGTGGTCAATCTATGGCAGAGGTTTTACGGAAAGTCGCTGATGGCAAACTTAAATTGCATATCCAGCAAACCTTTCCTTTAGCCGAAGCCGCTGCTGCCCATACCGAACTGCAAAAAGGCAGCACGTTTGGCAAGATAGTTTTAAAAGTTAGCTAA
- a CDS encoding YheV family putative metal-binding protein, with translation MRYQSERPKRRFLAGVSCPKCQAIDAVVQVNIVKPEPDEYIECTQCGHYEHRPDPDAISAKNHLEDQLARDAMTTGTSGTVKFKH, from the coding sequence ATGCGTTATCAATCTGAGCGACCAAAAAGACGGTTCCTTGCGGGGGTAAGCTGTCCTAAATGTCAGGCTATAGATGCTGTAGTACAAGTCAATATTGTGAAGCCTGAGCCTGATGAATATATCGAATGTACTCAGTGCGGACATTATGAGCATCGCCCCGATCCTGACGCTATTAGTGCAAAAAATCATCTCGAGGATCAATTAGCTCGTGATGCCATGACTACCGGTACTAGTGGCACGGTCAAGTTTAAGCATTAA
- a CDS encoding alpha/beta fold hydrolase: MEDLAKSIIINDKQARYYDLSSLIEDTDTGSESKNPPAHFYGGNGFTVGTYEPLLKELAAEMQLSSLAMRGYWYDKPTDKIMTRKQDADTLIEFLEQTQDKPVIGIGHSQGASATAIAAAKRPDLFSQLYLIDPVTFTKAQAFVYGNTPRSLLMTQEPFKSTRNKQINWDSVDDYYKYLRKLRAFRRISDEHLYTFANNSLVKKDEGRYSLLFEPEFELASYFGTPYITNALKQLNKTNLPYTLVLGKPSVFNSVKVRRSWQGVVPSNRLITLSDYGHLLPMEAPKQCANIIHKLYHHSL, translated from the coding sequence ATGGAAGACTTGGCAAAAAGTATCATTATTAATGACAAACAAGCCCGTTATTATGACTTATCAAGCTTAATTGAAGATACTGATACTGGTAGCGAGAGCAAAAATCCGCCTGCACATTTTTATGGCGGTAACGGTTTTACCGTCGGTACTTACGAGCCTTTATTAAAGGAGTTGGCAGCGGAGATGCAGCTTAGCTCTCTAGCTATGCGCGGCTACTGGTATGACAAGCCAACCGATAAAATCATGACCCGCAAGCAAGATGCAGATACGCTGATTGAATTTTTAGAGCAGACGCAAGACAAACCCGTCATTGGTATTGGTCATTCTCAAGGCGCAAGTGCTACAGCTATAGCAGCGGCTAAACGTCCTGATTTGTTTTCGCAGCTGTATCTAATTGATCCTGTCACCTTTACCAAAGCCCAAGCATTTGTATATGGTAATACACCGCGGAGCCTGTTGATGACCCAAGAACCTTTTAAAAGTACACGCAACAAACAAATCAATTGGGATAGTGTTGACGATTATTATAAGTATTTGCGCAAACTGCGTGCTTTTAGGCGTATCAGTGATGAGCATTTATATACCTTTGCAAACAACAGCTTAGTTAAAAAAGATGAGGGTCGCTACTCCCTGTTATTTGAACCTGAATTTGAGTTAGCCAGCTATTTTGGCACCCCTTATATCACTAATGCTCTAAAACAGCTTAATAAAACTAACCTGCCTTATACGCTAGTACTGGGTAAGCCCTCGGTGTTCAATAGCGTTAAAGTACGCCGTAGCTGGCAAGGGGTTGTACCGAGTAATCGTCTCATAACCTTGTCCGACTATGGTCATTTACTACCGATGGAAGCACCCAAACAATGCGCTAATATTATTCATAAGCTGTATCACCACAGCCTGTGA
- a CDS encoding EamA/RhaT family transporter, whose protein sequence is MLYLTLAVLCSVAVSVLLKVLRQKNIDIRQTIVAGYPVAFLLTWILLQPDISGISTLGNVWVIIIALGLLLPAVFVVLGRAIAAVGMVATDAAQRLSLIIPIIAAFLLFGEVLTATRTFGLLLGFLALGALVYRPQSNITNHSSKKTLQTPLWLFGVWVGYGIIDILFKQVAKQGATFPLTLFVSFGLAGLLLFIYLLITGVRWQSKALVAGLLLGALNMGNIYAYVRAHQVLSESPSIVFTGMNVGVITVATLIGVGVFKESLNRINLLGIILAISCVAVLFLA, encoded by the coding sequence ATGCTGTATTTAACATTAGCTGTATTATGTAGTGTCGCTGTTTCTGTATTACTCAAAGTATTACGGCAAAAAAATATCGATATTCGTCAGACTATTGTCGCCGGTTATCCAGTCGCCTTTTTGCTCACTTGGATTTTGTTACAGCCTGATATAAGTGGGATAAGCACTCTTGGCAATGTTTGGGTTATCATCATTGCGCTTGGGCTATTACTGCCTGCCGTGTTTGTTGTGCTTGGACGAGCGATTGCTGCCGTAGGTATGGTCGCAACCGATGCCGCTCAGCGTTTATCATTGATTATACCTATCATCGCCGCATTTTTACTATTTGGCGAGGTGCTGACAGCTACGCGTACGTTTGGCTTATTATTAGGGTTTTTAGCTTTAGGCGCACTGGTTTATCGCCCGCAGTCAAATATTACCAACCATAGCAGTAAAAAAACCTTGCAAACTCCGCTTTGGCTGTTTGGAGTCTGGGTAGGATATGGCATTATCGATATTTTATTTAAACAAGTGGCCAAACAAGGTGCCACTTTTCCGCTTACGCTATTTGTCAGTTTCGGGCTAGCGGGTTTATTGTTGTTTATCTACTTGCTCATTACCGGTGTACGCTGGCAGAGTAAGGCGTTGGTAGCAGGCTTGTTACTAGGTGCACTTAATATGGGCAATATTTATGCTTATGTGCGTGCTCATCAAGTGCTTTCTGAATCGCCAAGTATTGTATTTACGGGGATGAACGTGGGGGTTATTACCGTAGCGACTTTGATTGGGGTTGGAGTGTTTAAAGAATCGCTTAATCGGATTAATCTGTTAGGGATAATATTGGCAATTAGCTGTGTGGCAGTATTGTTTTTAGCATAA